From Streptomyces sp. TLI_105, the proteins below share one genomic window:
- a CDS encoding sugar transferase: MRQGGLVSPFPSARERLADGAISRPAIEWEQRYRRTVIISDTVATAFVVTAIGDFFGVRDAANWHEKWGILAFGTQLLVLGALAVSRAWAPAVLGQGAEEFRRLGRSLFTATVVLALGGIALTSRNIKLWIFVAIPAIALVAMTARYLLRLWLHRERKEGRCLRPVLAAGSPDTVRDLITRTRKFPHLGWRVEAVCTTDGRGLDGDLLDGVPVVGQLADVAKHVRHDGYRVVAVTPDPHWSPDRLRRLAWNLEGSDAEMVVAPVLMEVAGPRLHVDAVLGIPLLRVSMPTFTGGRRAIKEVVDRLGAAVLLLLFTPLMALVALLVLLDSRGGAFYRQRRVGKDGREFTILKFRTMVTGADGAARAALADHNEGAGPLFKLRRDPRVTRVGAVLRRYSIDELPQLFNVLTGSMSLVGPRPPLPEESAAYGPDIRRRLLVKPGLTGLWQISGRSDLPWEEAVRLDLRYVEDWSLALDTVILWKTLRAVLYGQGAY, encoded by the coding sequence GTGCGGCAAGGGGGACTAGTCAGCCCGTTTCCGTCTGCGCGCGAGCGCCTGGCGGACGGGGCGATCAGCCGGCCCGCGATCGAGTGGGAACAGCGCTACCGCCGTACCGTGATCATCAGCGACACCGTGGCCACCGCCTTCGTGGTGACGGCGATCGGAGACTTCTTCGGAGTCCGGGACGCCGCCAACTGGCATGAGAAATGGGGAATCCTCGCGTTCGGCACGCAGCTGCTGGTGCTGGGGGCGCTGGCGGTGAGCCGGGCATGGGCTCCCGCCGTGCTCGGCCAGGGCGCCGAGGAGTTCCGCCGGCTCGGCCGCTCCCTGTTCACGGCGACCGTCGTCCTGGCGCTCGGCGGGATCGCCCTCACCTCGCGCAACATCAAACTCTGGATCTTCGTCGCGATCCCCGCGATCGCCCTCGTCGCCATGACCGCGCGGTACCTGCTGCGCCTCTGGCTGCACAGGGAGCGGAAGGAAGGGCGCTGCCTGCGGCCGGTGCTGGCCGCCGGGAGCCCGGACACCGTGCGCGACCTGATCACCCGGACCCGCAAGTTCCCGCACCTCGGCTGGCGCGTGGAGGCGGTGTGCACGACGGACGGACGCGGGCTCGACGGTGACCTGCTGGACGGGGTGCCGGTCGTCGGACAGCTGGCGGACGTCGCCAAGCACGTCCGCCACGACGGCTACCGGGTCGTCGCGGTCACCCCGGACCCGCACTGGTCACCGGACCGGCTACGGCGGCTGGCCTGGAACCTCGAAGGGAGCGACGCCGAGATGGTCGTGGCCCCCGTGCTGATGGAGGTGGCCGGCCCTCGGCTGCACGTCGACGCCGTGCTCGGGATACCGCTGCTGCGGGTCAGCATGCCGACCTTCACCGGCGGCCGCCGGGCGATCAAGGAGGTCGTCGACCGGCTGGGCGCGGCGGTCCTGCTGCTCCTGTTCACGCCGCTGATGGCGCTCGTCGCGCTGCTCGTGCTCCTTGACAGCCGCGGCGGGGCGTTCTACCGGCAGCGCAGGGTCGGCAAGGACGGCCGCGAGTTCACCATTCTCAAGTTCCGCACCATGGTCACCGGGGCCGACGGGGCGGCACGTGCCGCGCTGGCCGACCACAACGAGGGCGCGGGACCGCTCTTCAAGCTCCGCCGGGACCCGCGGGTGACCCGGGTGGGAGCGGTGCTGCGCCGGTACTCGATCGACGAGCTCCCACAGCTCTTCAACGTGCTCACCGGGTCGATGTCGCTCGTCGGTCCGCGGCCGCCGTTACCGGAGGAGTCCGCCGCGTACGGCCCGGACATCCGGCGGCGTCTCCTCGTCAAGCCCGGCCTCACCGGCCTGTGGCAGATCAGCGGACGCAGCGACCTGCCGTGGGAGGAGGCCGTGCGCCTCGACCTGCGGTACGTGGAGGACTGGTCGCTCGCCCTGGACACGGTGATCTTGTGGAAGACGCTGCGTGCGGTGCTCTACGGGCAGGGGGCCTATTGA
- a CDS encoding nucleotide sugar dehydrogenase — protein MRISVFGLGYVGCVSAACLASMGHEVIGVDVNQVKVDLVNDGKAPVVEEGIGELVAEVVRTGALRATADVREAITGSEVSLICVGTPSEPNGSLCTTYLERVTEEIGAALAERGGRHTVVFRSTMLPGTCLNLLVPILEKNVGGTAGVDVGVAVNPEFLREGTSVRDFFDPPKTVIGELDAASGDVVAALYEGLPGEVFRVPVPTAEAIKYADNAFHGLKIGFANELGAVCQALGVDSHQVIDVFLADRKLNISPAYLRPGFAFGGSCLPKDLRSLVHAAQRADVSVPILSHVLPSNADHLQRAVELVERTGKRRVGLFGLSFKPGTDDLRESPLVELAERLFGKGYDLRIYDANVHLSRLLGANREYIESRLPHLAQLLTDSVDDVLEHAEVCLVGTRDPAVVAALPHGDGPVIVDLIHLPDAEARRAEPGYMGLAW, from the coding sequence GTGAGGATCAGCGTTTTCGGGCTCGGCTACGTGGGCTGCGTGTCGGCCGCGTGCCTGGCCAGCATGGGCCACGAGGTCATCGGGGTGGACGTCAACCAGGTCAAGGTCGACCTGGTCAACGACGGCAAGGCCCCGGTGGTCGAGGAGGGGATCGGCGAGCTCGTCGCCGAGGTCGTGCGGACCGGAGCGCTCCGCGCCACCGCCGACGTCCGCGAGGCGATCACGGGCAGCGAGGTGTCGCTGATCTGCGTGGGCACGCCGTCCGAGCCCAACGGCAGCCTGTGCACCACGTACTTGGAGCGGGTCACCGAGGAGATCGGCGCCGCGCTCGCCGAGCGGGGCGGGCGGCACACCGTCGTGTTCCGCAGCACCATGCTCCCGGGCACCTGCCTGAACCTGCTGGTGCCGATCCTGGAGAAGAACGTCGGCGGCACGGCCGGGGTGGACGTCGGGGTCGCGGTCAACCCGGAGTTCCTGCGCGAGGGCACGAGCGTGCGGGACTTCTTCGACCCGCCGAAGACCGTCATCGGCGAGCTCGACGCGGCGAGCGGCGACGTGGTGGCGGCACTGTACGAGGGCCTGCCCGGCGAGGTGTTCCGGGTGCCGGTCCCCACGGCCGAGGCCATCAAGTACGCCGACAACGCGTTCCACGGCCTCAAGATCGGCTTCGCGAACGAACTGGGCGCGGTGTGCCAGGCGCTCGGGGTGGACTCGCACCAGGTGATCGACGTGTTCCTGGCCGACCGCAAGCTGAACATCAGCCCCGCCTACCTGCGGCCCGGCTTCGCCTTCGGCGGCTCCTGCCTGCCCAAGGACCTGCGCAGCCTCGTCCACGCGGCACAGCGGGCCGACGTCTCGGTGCCCATCCTCTCCCACGTGCTGCCGTCCAACGCCGACCATCTGCAGCGCGCGGTGGAACTGGTCGAGCGCACCGGCAAGCGCCGGGTGGGCCTGTTCGGCCTCTCCTTCAAGCCCGGCACCGACGACCTCCGCGAGAGCCCGCTCGTCGAGCTGGCGGAGCGGCTCTTCGGCAAGGGCTACGACCTGCGGATCTACGACGCCAACGTGCACCTCTCCCGGCTGCTCGGCGCGAACCGTGAGTACATCGAGTCCCGGCTGCCACACCTGGCGCAGCTGCTCACGGACTCCGTCGACGACGTACTGGAGCACGCCGAGGTGTGCCTGGTCGGGACCAGGGATCCGGCCGTGGTGGCGGCTCTGCCGCACGGTGACGGCCCGGTGATCGTCGACCTCATCCACCTTCCCGACGCCGAGGCGCGGCGGGCCGAACCGGGGTACATGGGCCTTGCTTGGTAA
- a CDS encoding glycosyltransferase family 4 protein, producing MLGNTTGGGRRTRRALILVENLSVPFDRRVWQECTTLRDAGWQVNVICPQGGKRDTEPFAEIDGIRIHRYPLRAATGGPAGYLKEYGSALWHTFRLARKVGPVHVVHACNPPDLLFLPALWLKRRGTRFVFDQHDLVPELYLSRFDRGKDLLYRAVCALERLTYRTADVVLATNESYRDVAVRRGGRRPEDVFVVRSAPDVGRFHPVPAEPELKRGKPHLLCYLGVMGPQDGVDYALRALARLRDELGRTDWHAVFVGGGDTFDAMVELSRRLGLSEQVEFTGRIPDGDLARYLSTADVCLSPDPHNPLNDVSTMNKVLEYMVMGRPIVSFDLREARVSAGDAAVYAPANDETEFARLVALLLDDPEKRALMGKIGQERIGGPLSWRNSQQALLAAYAAACRPHAPASAGDPDGEGTRPLR from the coding sequence TTGCTTGGTAACACGACCGGCGGCGGCCGGCGGACCCGCCGCGCGCTGATCCTGGTGGAGAACCTGTCGGTGCCGTTCGACCGGCGGGTGTGGCAGGAGTGCACGACGCTGCGCGACGCGGGCTGGCAGGTGAACGTCATCTGCCCCCAGGGCGGCAAGCGGGACACCGAGCCGTTCGCGGAGATCGACGGGATACGGATCCACCGCTACCCGCTGCGCGCGGCCACCGGAGGGCCGGCCGGATACCTGAAGGAGTACGGGTCGGCTCTGTGGCACACCTTCCGGCTGGCCCGGAAGGTCGGCCCGGTCCACGTGGTCCACGCCTGCAACCCGCCCGACCTGCTGTTCCTGCCGGCCCTGTGGCTGAAGCGGCGCGGCACGCGGTTCGTCTTCGACCAGCACGACCTGGTGCCCGAGCTGTACCTCTCCCGGTTCGACCGCGGCAAGGACCTGCTCTACCGCGCCGTGTGCGCGCTGGAGCGGCTGACCTACCGGACCGCGGACGTCGTGCTCGCCACGAACGAGAGCTACCGGGACGTCGCGGTGCGCCGTGGCGGCCGGCGGCCCGAGGACGTCTTCGTGGTGCGCAGCGCGCCCGACGTCGGCCGGTTCCACCCCGTACCGGCCGAGCCGGAGCTGAAGCGCGGCAAGCCCCATCTGCTGTGCTACCTCGGCGTCATGGGGCCGCAGGACGGCGTCGACTACGCCCTGCGGGCCCTCGCCAGGCTGCGCGACGAGCTCGGACGGACCGACTGGCACGCGGTGTTCGTCGGCGGCGGCGACACCTTCGACGCGATGGTGGAGCTGTCCCGGCGGCTCGGGCTCTCGGAGCAGGTGGAGTTCACCGGGCGCATCCCGGACGGCGACCTGGCGCGCTACCTGTCCACGGCGGACGTGTGCCTCTCCCCCGACCCGCACAATCCACTCAACGACGTGTCGACCATGAACAAGGTCCTGGAGTACATGGTCATGGGCCGGCCGATCGTCTCGTTCGACCTCCGGGAGGCGCGGGTCTCCGCCGGTGACGCCGCCGTCTACGCGCCCGCCAACGACGAGACCGAGTTCGCCCGTCTCGTCGCGCTGCTGCTCGACGACCCGGAGAAGCGGGCCCTCATGGGCAAGATCGGCCAGGAGCGGATCGGTGGACCGCTCTCCTGGCGGAACTCCCAGCAAGCCCTGCTCGCCGCCTACGCCGCAGCCTGCCGGCCCCACGCTCCGGCGTCGGCGGGCGACCCCGACGGGGAAGGGACGAGGCCGCTCCGTTGA
- a CDS encoding Wzz/FepE/Etk N-terminal domain-containing protein, whose amino-acid sequence MSEDTIRLVTIGRILRRRRRLLTILVVVGALLGYGTSLLLPPRYTTSASVLLPGAWEERELRTQAEVATSSVVIDRVASALHWTGVGTTELKERVTAKASEGNIIEISGTADTPERAQQLSDQVAEQFVAFAARIVGDNADPEAAARLETLRQTVAQTGRRITELADAAGTGRSVESVQTRTELEGLRTALQESIEKLGQADPTSSKAHMVVMGPAARPTGEAPPTRIQLIAAGALLFFLVTVTGHLTAARRNRRLRTEGEIAGALGVALLGSVDVPAERNAHRPEGRGPRAWIRRLLGTDIRWDVPPPRTSGDEAGRRTRYRRVCARLRDRLPAARPLLVVVPDGDPIARRAAGELVAEAGGDPVLRVVGVSVSEPMVPDHDGSGALVVLSAGNWTAGELGGIAEACADAGHEVVGVVLAGTVRIRTKGSAGRPREAATPVLAVGADATGGPA is encoded by the coding sequence TTGAGCGAGGACACGATACGCCTGGTCACGATCGGGCGGATTCTCCGCCGGCGCCGGCGGCTCCTCACCATCCTCGTGGTGGTGGGTGCGCTCCTCGGCTACGGCACCTCCCTGCTGCTCCCGCCGCGCTACACGACGTCGGCGTCCGTGCTGCTGCCGGGGGCGTGGGAGGAGCGCGAGCTGCGGACCCAGGCGGAGGTCGCCACCAGCTCGGTGGTGATCGACCGCGTGGCGTCCGCGCTCCACTGGACGGGGGTCGGCACCACCGAGCTGAAGGAGCGGGTGACCGCCAAGGCCTCCGAGGGAAACATCATCGAGATCTCGGGCACCGCCGACACGCCCGAGCGCGCACAGCAGCTCTCCGACCAGGTGGCCGAGCAGTTCGTCGCCTTCGCCGCGCGGATCGTGGGCGACAACGCCGACCCCGAGGCGGCGGCGCGGCTCGAAACCCTGCGGCAGACCGTCGCGCAGACCGGCCGCCGCATCACCGAACTGGCCGACGCGGCCGGTACGGGGCGGAGCGTGGAGAGCGTGCAGACCCGCACCGAGCTCGAGGGGCTGCGCACCGCGCTGCAGGAGTCCATCGAGAAACTGGGCCAGGCCGACCCCACGTCGAGCAAGGCCCACATGGTCGTCATGGGCCCGGCGGCCCGGCCCACCGGCGAGGCACCGCCGACGCGGATCCAACTCATCGCCGCCGGGGCGCTGTTGTTCTTCCTCGTCACGGTGACAGGCCACCTCACGGCGGCGCGGAGGAACCGCCGGCTGCGTACCGAGGGGGAGATCGCCGGGGCCCTCGGCGTGGCGCTCCTCGGCTCCGTCGACGTGCCCGCCGAGCGGAACGCGCACCGGCCGGAGGGCCGCGGCCCGCGGGCCTGGATCCGCCGGCTCCTCGGGACCGACATCCGGTGGGACGTCCCACCCCCGCGGACCTCGGGCGACGAGGCCGGCCGGCGGACCCGCTACCGGCGGGTGTGCGCCCGCCTCCGGGACCGGCTGCCGGCCGCCCGGCCGCTGCTCGTCGTCGTCCCGGACGGCGACCCGATCGCCCGCCGGGCCGCCGGGGAGCTCGTCGCCGAGGCCGGTGGCGATCCGGTGCTGCGGGTGGTGGGCGTCTCGGTGTCGGAGCCTATGGTGCCGGACCACGACGGGTCCGGCGCGCTCGTCGTGCTCAGCGCGGGCAACTGGACGGCCGGTGAGCTCGGCGGCATCGCCGAGGCGTGCGCGGACGCCGGGCACGAGGTCGTCGGCGTCGTCCTGGCCGGCACGGTCCGGATCCGTACGAAGGGGTCCGCCGGCCGCCCCCGGGAGGCCGCGACGCCGGTGCTCGCCGTGGGCGCCGACGCGACGGGAGGTCCGGCGTGA
- a CDS encoding Wzz/FepE/Etk N-terminal domain-containing protein has translation MTTRTTAESPLAAPLLDLHSLVVAVLRRRRLWGSLALLGLVLGAAVAVLLPAPPTAMTKVLVARQEDQPNDPGTLIRTDVALLQTTRIAGDALKTLKSSEKPEDFMKDYEGLGLTNNLLQINATGDSDADAVARVKALADAFVADHVRRIQQAANADAKALLDQRDRLKDELAEVNKEIGDESPQGAAKASANTESLFSRRAELTSRISDFSQRAEEARIGTPRLVSGTQIVDDPRPVKRSLPKALAKDAGIGLVLGLALGLAVAAVGTVVADRPVLRREIAAHLGASVIAELPGRPGRRWQRRRTRTARARLTASLARTARDSAEPMSLLELGCADGARVIALDLAGSLGAEGPVVVVDGLPGPELSGHRPRPGDPTVVGLERAAAVAHQERRIGVGSVGPGAAWTDLPYLGTRTVLVVRAGHGSAAWLHTVARQLADQRILVLGVVLIDPDPRDRTDGTLWDGGPQAAPRGRNEGPARANGTGRRQRERLPAWATVPDSDQEAR, from the coding sequence GTGACGACACGTACGACCGCGGAGTCTCCGCTCGCCGCTCCCCTGCTCGACCTGCATTCCCTGGTGGTGGCGGTGCTCAGACGCCGCCGGCTCTGGGGTTCGCTCGCGCTGCTCGGTCTTGTCCTCGGCGCGGCGGTGGCGGTCCTGCTGCCGGCGCCGCCGACCGCGATGACGAAGGTCCTCGTCGCCCGGCAGGAGGACCAGCCGAACGACCCCGGGACGCTGATCCGCACCGATGTCGCGCTGCTGCAGACCACCCGGATCGCCGGTGACGCCCTGAAGACCCTCAAGTCCTCGGAGAAGCCCGAGGACTTCATGAAGGACTACGAGGGACTCGGTCTCACCAACAACCTGCTGCAGATCAACGCGACGGGTGACAGCGACGCCGACGCGGTCGCCCGCGTGAAGGCGCTGGCCGACGCGTTCGTCGCGGACCACGTGCGGCGGATACAGCAGGCCGCGAACGCCGACGCCAAGGCCCTGCTCGACCAGCGGGACCGGCTGAAGGACGAACTCGCCGAGGTCAACAAGGAGATCGGGGACGAGTCGCCACAGGGCGCGGCGAAGGCCTCGGCGAACACGGAGTCGCTTTTCTCCCGCCGGGCCGAACTCACCTCGCGCATCTCCGACTTCAGCCAGCGCGCCGAGGAGGCCCGCATCGGCACGCCCCGGCTGGTCTCCGGCACGCAGATCGTCGACGACCCGCGCCCGGTCAAGCGCTCCCTTCCCAAGGCCCTCGCCAAGGACGCCGGGATCGGGCTGGTCCTCGGGCTCGCCCTGGGGCTCGCGGTGGCGGCCGTCGGCACGGTGGTGGCGGACCGTCCCGTGCTGCGCCGGGAGATCGCGGCGCACCTCGGGGCCTCGGTGATCGCGGAGCTGCCCGGCCGGCCGGGCCGGCGGTGGCAGCGCCGCAGGACCCGGACGGCACGGGCCCGGCTCACCGCGTCCCTGGCCCGCACTGCGCGCGACTCCGCGGAGCCGATGTCCCTCCTCGAACTGGGCTGCGCGGACGGCGCGCGCGTGATCGCGCTCGACCTCGCCGGGTCCCTGGGCGCGGAGGGGCCGGTGGTCGTCGTCGACGGTCTGCCCGGCCCGGAACTCTCCGGCCACCGGCCGCGGCCCGGGGACCCGACCGTGGTCGGTCTGGAGCGTGCCGCGGCCGTGGCGCACCAGGAGCGCCGGATCGGCGTCGGCTCGGTGGGGCCCGGCGCGGCATGGACCGACCTGCCGTACCTGGGGACGCGGACCGTGCTCGTCGTCCGGGCCGGACACGGCAGCGCGGCCTGGCTGCACACCGTGGCGCGGCAACTCGCCGACCAGCGCATCCTCGTGCTCGGTGTGGTGCTGATCGACCCCGATCCGCGTGACCGGACCGACGGCACGCTGTGGGACGGGGGGCCGCAGGCCGCGCCGCGCGGCCGGAACGAGGGGCCTGCCCGGGCGAACGGCACGGGCCGGCGGCAGAGGGAGCGTCTGCCCGCGTGGGCGACGGTCCCGGACAGCGACCAGGAGGCGCGGTAG
- the asnB gene encoding asparagine synthase (glutamine-hydrolyzing) — MCGIAGTYRWPDGKEVTDRLTETLAHRGPDGAGRYGHPVGDAEVHLGHRRLSIVDLSETGAQPMVSGGLVLTYNGELYNAPELRAELAAAGVRFRGTSDTEVVLEAWRRWGTDCLPRLRGMFAFGIFDERTGELVLARDQLGIKPLFLLRRGEGLVFASELKALAAVTGGSLEVDHAALVASLLYYWVPDSRCAFREAEKLPPGSWLRCRPDGRVERGRFWHLKDVAAEGRERALAGERPDLAAIVEESTRRHLLSDVPVATFLSGGLDSSYLTALAAREQPGISAYTIGFRAEDAKFEAMPDDLRYARQVAERFGVDLHEIEIAPDVLDLLPRMTYHLDEPIGDPAAINTFLICSAAREAGVKVMLSGMGADELFAGYRKHLANLIALRYQRVPRPLRSGVSKAVDLLPVASARRGYRSVRFAKRFLSFADLPEETAFRRSYTMYDRDELLGLIDPDLAGTVDDVLTEHADVYEDNALDDFVNRMCLGDARMFLPGLNLAYTDRSSMAASTEVRVPYVDVEVVKAAFTVPGDRKIVGRQGKAVLKEAATSILPREIVYRPKGLFSAPLRAWMSRDLAPLVREVIHDGELVRSGFLRRDALARLAAEDAAGHQDHSKHLWHVLTLEYWYRGATSKAGQNASLTS; from the coding sequence ATGTGTGGCATCGCAGGCACGTACCGATGGCCTGACGGGAAGGAAGTGACCGACCGGCTCACCGAGACCCTCGCGCATCGCGGGCCGGACGGGGCCGGCCGGTACGGCCACCCCGTCGGTGACGCGGAAGTGCACCTGGGGCACCGCCGGTTGTCGATCGTCGACCTGTCCGAGACCGGCGCCCAGCCGATGGTCTCGGGCGGCCTCGTCCTGACGTACAACGGCGAGCTGTACAACGCGCCCGAGCTGCGGGCCGAGCTGGCGGCGGCGGGTGTGCGCTTCCGGGGGACCTCCGACACCGAGGTGGTCCTGGAGGCCTGGCGGCGCTGGGGCACGGACTGCCTGCCCCGGCTGCGCGGCATGTTCGCGTTCGGGATCTTCGACGAGCGCACCGGTGAGCTGGTGCTCGCCCGCGATCAGCTGGGCATCAAGCCGCTGTTCCTGCTGCGGCGCGGCGAGGGCCTGGTGTTCGCCTCCGAGCTGAAGGCGCTCGCCGCCGTGACCGGCGGATCCCTGGAGGTGGACCACGCGGCCCTGGTGGCCTCGCTGCTCTACTACTGGGTGCCGGACTCGCGGTGCGCGTTCCGCGAGGCGGAGAAGCTGCCGCCGGGGAGCTGGCTGCGGTGCCGGCCCGACGGGCGGGTGGAGCGCGGCCGGTTCTGGCATCTGAAGGACGTCGCCGCCGAGGGCCGGGAGCGGGCCCTGGCCGGCGAGCGGCCGGATCTCGCCGCGATCGTCGAGGAGTCGACCCGGCGTCATCTGCTGTCCGACGTGCCCGTGGCGACCTTCCTCTCGGGCGGGCTCGACTCCAGCTATCTGACGGCGCTCGCGGCCCGCGAGCAGCCCGGGATCTCGGCCTACACGATCGGGTTCCGCGCCGAGGACGCCAAGTTCGAGGCGATGCCGGACGACCTGCGCTATGCCCGGCAGGTGGCCGAGCGGTTCGGCGTCGACCTGCACGAGATCGAGATCGCCCCGGACGTGCTCGACCTGCTGCCGCGGATGACGTACCACCTGGACGAGCCGATCGGCGACCCCGCCGCGATCAACACCTTCCTGATCTGCTCGGCCGCCCGGGAGGCCGGGGTGAAGGTGATGCTGTCGGGGATGGGTGCCGACGAACTGTTCGCCGGGTACCGCAAGCATCTGGCCAACCTGATCGCGCTGCGCTACCAGCGCGTGCCGCGGCCCCTGCGGAGCGGCGTGTCCAAGGCCGTCGACCTGCTGCCGGTCGCCTCGGCCCGCCGCGGGTACCGGTCGGTGCGCTTCGCGAAGCGGTTCCTGTCGTTCGCCGATCTGCCGGAGGAGACGGCGTTCCGGCGGAGCTACACCATGTACGACCGGGACGAGCTGCTCGGCCTGATCGATCCGGACCTGGCCGGGACGGTCGACGACGTGCTGACCGAGCACGCGGACGTGTACGAGGACAACGCGCTCGACGACTTCGTCAACCGCATGTGCCTGGGCGACGCCCGGATGTTCCTGCCGGGCCTGAACCTGGCGTACACGGACCGGTCGAGCATGGCCGCGTCGACCGAGGTGCGGGTGCCGTACGTGGACGTCGAGGTGGTCAAGGCGGCGTTCACCGTGCCCGGCGACCGCAAGATCGTCGGCCGTCAGGGCAAGGCCGTCCTCAAGGAGGCGGCCACCTCGATCCTGCCCCGGGAGATCGTGTACCGGCCCAAGGGCCTCTTCAGCGCCCCGCTGCGCGCCTGGATGAGCCGCGACCTGGCCCCGCTGGTGCGCGAGGTGATCCACGACGGCGAGCTGGTCCGCTCCGGTTTCCTGCGCCGCGACGCCCTGGCGCGCCTCGCCGCCGAGGACGCGGCCGGGCACCAGGACCACTCCAAGCATCTGTGGCACGTGCTGACCCTCGAGTACTGGTACCGCGGCGCCACCTCCAAGGCCGGCCAGAACGCTTCCTTGACCTCGTAG